One segment of Balaenoptera ricei isolate mBalRic1 chromosome 8, mBalRic1.hap2, whole genome shotgun sequence DNA contains the following:
- the CLDN25 gene encoding LOW QUALITY PROTEIN: putative claudin-25 (The sequence of the model RefSeq protein was modified relative to this genomic sequence to represent the inferred CDS: inserted 2 bases in 1 codon; deleted 2 bases in 1 codon), translating into MAWSFCGKAQLGGLXSLLGWVCSCVLPQWKTLNLELNEMETWIRGLWEVCVDQEEIVTVCKASESFSSPPLELQASRILVVASHGLLGLLLSGFGTQCFQFHRIRWVFQRWLCLLGGTLEASASVTPLFPVSWVAYATIQDFWDDSIPEIVPRWEFGDALYLGWAAGVFPALGGLLLIFSACLGKEDVPSVQMAVPTAAAPACAPAEESDRSFYLMPRPRILFI; encoded by the exons ATGGCCTGGAGTTTCTGCGGGAAAGCCCAGCTTGGGGGACT CTCTCTGCTTGGCTGGGTCTGTTCATGTGTCCTGCCCCAATGGAAAACTCTCAATCTGGAGCTGAACGAAATGGAGACCTGGATCAGGGGACTTTGGGAGGTCTGCGTAGATCAGGAGGAAATTGTCACTGTGTGCAAGGCCTCTGAGTCCTTCTCGTCTCCGCCCCTGGAGCTCCAGGCGTCCCGCATCCTTGTGGTAGCCTCCCATGGACTACTGGGGCTTCTGCTCTCTGGCTTTGGGACCCAATGCTTCCAGTTTCACAGGATCAGATGGGTATTTCAGAGGTGGCTTTGCCTCCTG GGGGGGACTTTGGAGGCATCAGCTTCGGTCACTCCCCTCTTTCCAGTCTCCTGGGTGGCCTACGCCACAATCCAAGACTTCTGGGATGACAGCATCCCTGAGATTGTGCCTCGGTGGGAGTTTGGAGATGCCCTCTATCTGGGCTGGGCTGCTGGTGTTTTCCCGGCCCTTGGTGGGTTACTCCTCATCTTCTCAGCCTGCCTGGGAAAAGAAGATGTGCCCTCTGTCCAGATGGCTGTCCCTACAGCAGCCGCACCAGCCTGTGCTCCAGCGGAAGAGTCCGATCGCTCGTTCTACCTAATGCCAAGACCTAGGATCCTGTTCATCTAG